The Salvia splendens isolate huo1 chromosome 20, SspV2, whole genome shotgun sequence nucleotide sequence ACACGGCGACGTTGCTGCTTCGGCCGAACAGCAGTCCCAAAACGTTGAGAACCAAACACTGAATGATGTGGAAGTTGACGATAACCTAATTAAGCCCGCAGACGGGGAGAATTCTGCTGGAAGTTTGAGCCAGAACGCCCAACCTTCGTCAGAACTACAACCAGAAGCAAAGGATGATAAATGCCAAGAGGAATTGAACGTTGAGGTGGCAGAGAATGGACATGGGGAAGCGGACGAGGAAGACGAAGAGGGTGGGAGGCGACAAGAATTGATGGTTATCACCCAGGACCAAAAGGGGGAACTAAATGAAAATGGCGCCATCATGGAAATAGAAGGGTTACAGGGGGATGTTATGGAGGAGTTGAAGACCGAGCCTGATACTAAAGCTTCTTCCAGATCTTTCCTTTTAGATGCTGATGATGTTACAGGAGATGAATCTGGAACAGAGGAGGAGCAAGCTGCTTTTATGAAGGAACTTGAAACTTTCCATAGAGAAAGATGCCTGGACTTCAAGCCTCCCAAATTCTATCAAGAGCCTTTAAATTGCCTCAAGTTGTGGAGAGCAGTGATCAGACTCGGTGGTTATGAACAGGTCACTTCATTGAAGCTGTGGAGACAAGTTGGAGAATCCTTTAAACCCCCAAAGACTTGTACCACTGTGTCCTGGACGTTTCGAGGCTTTTATGAGAAGGTTGTGTTCAGATTACTTGAAACATTCATATCCTTCTGTTGTTTTTATTGCTTCATAATTTTCTAGCTTGtcattttgtttaatttctCAGAAATGTCTATATTTTCAATCCTTCTGGTCTCACTCTTGCTGGGGCATCTGCAATGCATGCATATATTCTGGTATGGGCAACACTTGGAAGGGTGTAGGAAGTTGCCTTCTGATCTTTGTTTTGGCTTAGGGTTTTCCTCTTGTAACCTAGATATGACCTATTACTTTATGAGGTGTCTCCAGGGATTTAACTGCGTGGCATGCCTTGCTTGTTGGAAAATAGTTCATCATTTATCATCAATGCTTCTCTTGAAAAAGATTGTCAGTCTTAGTGGTTTCGATGAGCTGTACTTAATATGAACTGCTAGAGTAAccttatttatatatttgtcCTGAGCCATCGTGAGACTTCGCTTTTGTATTTCTTTATGTTGGGTGGTTTTCTTGAACATTGGCTAAAGCTTCCCCTGGGGTTACAAAATGTCTTCTACATTATGCACTGATCAGATGGTTCGAATTTACAGGCACTATTAGAATATGAAAAGTATAAAATGCGCTGTGGCGAGCTGCCTTTTACTGATGCTTCTATATCGGACCCTGCTGCTGGGAGTCAGGTTGTTCATAAATTCCACTTCGTCTTAGTATTTTTATAGGCTGGTAGAGCCTTTACAACAAAGATTTTCTAGTTCAGTAGTGTGGTATTGTCTAAACTCGTATGGATAGTTTACTTTAGAGTTTATAAGAGAACTAGATGTTTGAGAAATGTGGATGTTGTTACTGTTGTGATTCATGCACATACTTATCTTTTGGTGAATTTAGAGGTGTCCAGGTACCATATACcttactaaaaaaaaaaaaaaaaaaaaaaaaaaaaaaaaccctaaaccctaaaccctgaaccctaaaccctaaaccctaaacctcacatggctcgcattcgtactttgctcgcacagatacagttcatgttctctcacatctttcgagagggcaaccgaccagcagactttttggcaggtaggggggtccagacccctgccatcaccttctttgatgcggattcagcgcctcggtatttgaagtcgctcgtcaggatggaccagttgggctatccgaacttcagattcagatatcgagatggatgactacttcacttggttcgtggttttgatttatggttttttgatttcctttggatttggcccgcttttggccatcatccttgtcctttttatgatgtatagctttgttatgtttattctctctttagttagatggttagtacccggtctgtggggataccatagtagctttgttagctcttgtgttttgtatctctcgtgcggaccgagtcacttttgggctcgtctgatgtatgttcttttggtgatttttgatatatacaggttgggggtccgccttaaccccccgccgtgatggtgtttgaaggaaaaaaaaaaaaaaaaaaaaaaaccctaaaccctaaaccctaaaccctaaaccctgaaccctgaaccctaaaccctaaaccctaaaccctaaaccctaaaccctaaaccctaaaccctaaaccctaaaccctaaaccctaaaccctaaaccctaaaaccctaaaccctaaaccctaaaccctaaaaccctaaaccctaaaccctaaaccctaaaccctaaaccctaaaccctaaaccctaaaccctaaaccctaaaccctaaccctaaccctaaaccctaaaccctaaaccctaaccctaaaccctaaaccctaaaccctgaaccctaaaccctaaccctaaaccctaaaccctaaaccctaaaccctaaaccctaaaccctaaaccctaaaccctaaaccatccaagccccttggcctagcggtaaagggcgctggataccgcgtccatcctagaggtctcgagttcgaaccctgggagGCGCAATTTGtatttcctccttgttataggagttgatttgtaatttcctccttcatatatatgatataaatatatgaagttaatttaaaaaaaaaaaaaaaaaaaaaaaaaaaaaaaaccctaaaccctaaaccctaaaccctaaaaccctaaaccctaaaccctaaaccctaaaccctgaaccctaaaccctaaaccctaaaccctaaaccctaaaccctaaaccctaaaccctaaacccagggagctttcacttcctaggaggtcgcaggttcgaatcctaggaagtgcagatttggggattaatttctccttgggcctgtgggcccagaatgacaacgaagcgcacctacggggtaagacgcttcacctccaactgttaggtcgggggtccgagtcacatcggagggtagatggggaaccatcgtcgatcctcctaaaaaaaaaaaaaaaaaaaaaaaaaaaaaaccctaaaccctaaaccatccaaccaagctgctctagtggcttgggagttgatatcagggagctttcacttcctaggaggtcgcaggttcgaatcctaggaagtgcagatttggggattaatttctccttgggcctgtgggcccagaatgacaacgaagcgcacctacggggtaagacgcttcacctccaactgttaggtcgggggtccgagtcacatcggagggtagatggggaaccatcgtcgatcctccttaaaaaaaaaaaaaaaaaaaaaaccctaaaccctaaaccctaaaccctaaaccctaaaccctatccaagcctcctagctcaagtggttgagaagGATGGCAAGGATATGGCACCATccaggaggtcttgagttcgactcctggatggcgcgactttgggattaatttccctgtgggcctgttcaaggttgtttccttggggcttggcaagcttTCGAGCCTGGACGCGTCTGAGGGTGGCGGGTAGTCTACGGGCCCGGACCCGGCTGACACAGACCCGTCGAACGGGGGGCTAGAGAACGGGCCTGAACAAGGCCTGTTCACAGGCTGGTGCTTGGCTGTGGGGGGGTAGTATTCGAGTCACGAGGGGCTATGTCGGGCTAGATCGCTTAccgaatgtatctcgaactcctatgtatgaaaaaaaaaaaaaaaaaaaaaaaaaaaaaaaaccctaaaccctaaaccctaaaccctaaaccatccaaccaagctgctctagtggcttgggagttgatatcagggagctttcacttcctaggaggtcgcaggttcgaatcctaggaagtgcagatttggggattaatttctccttgggcccacagggcccagaatgacaacgaagcgcacctacggggtaagacgcttcacctccaactgttaggggattaatttctccttgggcctgtgggcccagaatgacaagacaacgaagcgcacctacggggtaagacgcttcacctccaactgttaggtcgggggtccgagtcacatcggagggtagatggggaaccatcgtcgatcctcctaaaaaaaaaaaaaaaaaaaaaaaaaaaaaaaaaaaaaaaaaccctaaaccctaaaccctgaaccctaaaccctaaaccatccaagccccttggcctagcggtaaagggtgctggataccgcgtccatcctggaggtctcgagttcgaaccctgggtggcgtaatttgtctttcctccttgttataggagttgatttgtaatttcctccttcatatatatgatataaatatatgaagttaattttaaaaaaaaaaaaaaaaaaaaccctaaaccctaaaccctgaaccctaaaccctgaaccctgaaccaaACCGTCACTTTGCACGCAAATCACACACACTAAAAACACACAATGCTCTCTAGCTTTTCGAAGTTCCCAAGTCAGATTTCGccaatttttgtgtttttcgTTTAGTTCTTTTCCGTCAATCTTGTTCGTCTTAGTCGTTTACCCAATCTGTCCGATTGGTTTTTGTTTTCGGCGTGGTTTTGGTCGGTTTTTTGgtcgttttctttttttccgTCGAGTCACCTTTTTTTTCCGTCatcttcctttcctttttccGGCGGATTTTGCCGCCTTTCCGTCgtgtttagtttagtttctgtgtCTGCCAAGGTTGACAGTCAGTTTTACCGTTTCTGTTTGAAGTTTGGAGGTGGTCGGAAACCTTGAGGTTTTCCGGCAATGGCGGAAAACCCGCTGCGGAGGTTGCCGGCTTCCCCTCAGCGGGAACGCACGGATAAAGAAGAAACTGATCCAGTTTGGTGTGATGCGAGACAATCAGATTTACAATCGGAGTCGGAGGCCGTAGCAGAGGCGGAGTCGGGGGGTTCTGAATATTCGCCGTCGGAGGAGGAGGAATCTTCAAACGATTCGGactttgatgatgatgatttgcTTAATTCGGAGGAGGAATTTCAGAGAGAAATGGAGGAGCAGCGCATAGCTGATGAGAAAAATGGTCATTTTCAGGAGATCCGACAGCCGGCAGTAAACCGACCGGAGTCAGCGTCGGAGGCGGCGGCGCCAGTTGCTGACCTTACTGCTAGGGTTTCGGATGTCTCCCCAATGAATCTGGACGAGAAGGGTGGCGATGGGAGGCGTCAGCAGATTGGTGAGAGTTCCTCCCGTAATAGCCGCGATAATCGCGGAAACCCAACCCTGCCTAACGTTCAAATTTCTTATGAAGATACGGGTGATAACTTAGGAAGATTGCATTCAACAGCTGTTAGGAGTGGAGTAACAGCAAATCGTGGAGGAgggaatttgaattcaaatttggGAGAGGTGCATGCGTTTGAAAATTCGATTTTCTCCGAAAATAATTTGCCATCTTCTGCGTTGAGTGAGGGGAAGAATCAGCAGATTTCGTGTGATTCGCTTATGGAAGGGGAGATACGGTTAATCTCGGAAGGAATGTTTGACCCACATCAACTGGAATTGGCCGAGAATCTCGCGGCTATTAGGGAGGCAGATCGTATGCTGTATGGAGATGAAAATGCAACGCTTGATCTCATGGAGGCTCGATCCCTGGTGGAGGCTCATACTGGAGTCGGGCCACTCAGCGGGCCTAAGGAATTGGGCCCGAATTTTTCCGCCATGGACAACGACCATTCAAATCAGGGCCTGGTAAGTGGCTTTTTAAAATCCTCCCTCTCCAAATCTGCTATCCCCAGCCTAACTCCCTCTGCCAATGATTCCCAGCCCAAATCTACTGCCCAAATGCCTACACCCCACTCAAAGCCCAATTtaccaaaacaaaataataaaccaCCTTTGCCCAACAAAACGACCCACCAAAACAAGACCCAAATTTCCCACAGCCCAAATAAAAATCGCCCATCACCTAAACCCAACTCAGCAGCCCAAATCAAAAAAAATAAGAACAGCCTTTCTCCGCCAAACTCTGTTACCGGAAAGGAGCTTGCTGCGTATCTGTTTACCGGACGGCACCATTCCAGGCAGCCTCCTGTCCCACCAGTTGTTATACCCCTCAACTCCAACGAGTTTGAAGCTTCAAATATGATGGAATTCCCTCCGATTCCAGGCATGAAGGCGACCCCAGAGGCTGCTGCAGCCGCTGTTCCCAGCAACACAGCCACGGGTCACAGCCTTTCTATGCACCAGAAACAGTCGGCGTTGTCTTCCGGCGACCCGGGCATGGTCCCCTCATCCCCTTGGGCGGATAGGATGGAAGAAGATACAATTTTGGAGGAGGAAACGACTATGGAAAATTCTGAAACCCCACATGAAGCAGCGGCTGTTCCGCCTGAAAGCAATCCAAATATTTTCTTTGGTCGATCAATGGCTGATGTTCTCAAGTCGGGGCAGCCGGCAGAAGGTCCAATTCTCCTAGACCGTCAACGAGCTGACAAGAGAGGCGAGGTCCGGATTGTTGAAGGTAAACCTTGCTTATATTTTTCGGCTAATGAAACTTCCATTCTTGCAGACCGTATAGGACCTGCCATCGTCGGAAAATTTTCTCACTCCATCCCCCCTGCCCACCAAATTCAAAAAGCCTTAGGTAATCTTAAATTGGTTGGTGCCATGTCGTGGAATTTTCTGAATGCAAAACATATTTTCATCCAATTGTCTGATATGCGTGACTATGTGAAATTGTTAAATGGTCCTAACAACTCTCCTGTGTGGTATATTGAACATCATCCCATGCGTGTTTTTAAATGGACACCTGATTTTGATCCGTTTTTTGAGATCCCTATTGTGGCTATTTGGTGTAACATTCTTGCTTTACCTGTGCATTTATTTGAGGAGTCCTCTTTGATTGCAATTGGTGAGATGCTAGGTAAGCCCGTTCAAGTAGATCGTGCCACTATTTCTAGATCGCGCGTTTCCTTTGCACGTATTTGTGTTGAGGTGGATCTGTCGAGGCCTATTCCAGAGGAGATAGATATTAACATTGCAGGGAAACATGTGACTTTGAAGGTGAAATGGGATAAGATCCCTTTATATTGTTCCGAGTGCAAGCACGTAGGCCACTCAGCGATGACTTGCTATGCTTCTGGGAAGCGCCCCATGCCTCCCAAGAGGGATTACACTCATGGGCCGCCCTCCCAGAACAGACCGACCCCCAACAAAGAGGGTGAGTCGCGTCGTGCAGAGCAGCCCCTCGCCGCGAGCTCTGCGGCTGGTAAACAGCCACAGGCCCAGCGGCAGCAGTCTAGCGCGAGAAAGGCTACAGAGAGGCCTCCCCCAGAGGTTAGCCAGCCTCCGCGTCAAGTGAGACGTAGGCAGGAGTTGGCGGTCACAGAGATGGCTCCCACCTCTGTCT carries:
- the LOC121780716 gene encoding AT-rich interactive domain-containing protein 3-like produces the protein MEDNREADQDAHGDVAASAEQQSQNVENQTLNDVEVDDNLIKPADGENSAGSLSQNAQPSSELQPEAKDDKCQEELNVEVAENGHGEADEEDEEGGRRQELMVITQDQKGELNENGAIMEIEGLQGDVMEELKTEPDTKASSRSFLLDADDVTGDESGTEEEQAAFMKELETFHRERCLDFKPPKFYQEPLNCLKLWRAVIRLGGYEQVTSLKLWRQVGESFKPPKTCTTVSWTFRGFYEKALLEYEKYKMRCGELPFTDASISDPAAGSQVVHKFHFVLVFL